One segment of Heliomicrobium gestii DNA contains the following:
- a CDS encoding aconitate hydratase, whose protein sequence is MGKNLVQKILTAHLIEGELIPGKEIAIRIDQTLTQDATGTMAYLQFEAMGVPRVKTELSVSYVDHNTLQSGFENADDHRFLQTVAAKHGIRFSRPGNGICHQVHLERFGVPGKTLLGSDSHTPTGGGIGMIAIGAGGLDVAVAMGGGPFYLTCPKVVGINLVGKLSPWVSAKDVILEVLRLLSVKGGVGKIVEYCGPGVASLSVPERATITNMGAELGATTSVFPSDEVTKAFLKAQGREDAWVKLGPDADAVYEETLTIDLSALEPAVACPHMPDIVKTVREVGPIKVDQVLIGSCTNSSYTDLMRVAGILKGKTVHPTVSLGIAPGSRQVFEMLARNGALGDLIAAGARILESACGPCIGMGQSPNSGAVSVRTFNRNFEGRSGTKDASIYLSSPEVAAAAALTGVLTDPRELGDAIDVVMPEQFLIDDRMVLEPAADPAAVEVLRGPNIKPLPINQPLPECLQAGVILKVGDNITTDHIMPAGAKILPLRSNIPAISQHVFAGVDATFAERAKAAGQGFIVGGQNYGQGSSREHAALAPMYLGIKAVITQSFARIHRANLINFGILPLTFADEADIAKVSQGDCLEIADLSAKLGVSETLEVRNATTGETFLVRPDLTPRQVAIIKAGGLLNYTREQA, encoded by the coding sequence GTGGGCAAAAACCTTGTGCAGAAAATCCTCACCGCCCATTTGATCGAAGGGGAACTGATCCCCGGCAAAGAGATCGCCATTCGCATCGACCAGACCCTGACTCAGGACGCCACGGGCACCATGGCGTACCTGCAGTTTGAAGCCATGGGTGTTCCTCGCGTCAAGACCGAACTCTCCGTCTCGTACGTCGACCATAACACCTTGCAAAGCGGCTTCGAAAACGCCGACGACCACCGCTTCCTGCAGACGGTGGCGGCCAAGCACGGCATCCGCTTCTCCCGCCCCGGCAACGGCATCTGCCACCAGGTCCACCTGGAGCGCTTCGGCGTCCCCGGCAAGACCCTGCTCGGCTCTGACTCGCACACCCCGACGGGCGGCGGCATCGGCATGATCGCCATCGGCGCCGGCGGCCTCGATGTGGCGGTCGCCATGGGCGGCGGCCCCTTCTACCTGACCTGCCCGAAAGTGGTCGGCATCAACCTGGTGGGCAAGCTCTCCCCCTGGGTCTCGGCCAAGGACGTCATCCTGGAAGTCCTGCGCCTGCTCTCCGTCAAGGGCGGCGTCGGCAAGATCGTGGAATACTGCGGCCCCGGTGTCGCCAGCCTCTCTGTTCCCGAGCGGGCCACCATCACCAACATGGGCGCTGAACTGGGCGCCACCACCTCCGTCTTCCCTTCTGATGAAGTGACGAAAGCCTTCTTGAAAGCGCAAGGCCGTGAAGACGCCTGGGTCAAACTCGGCCCTGACGCCGATGCTGTCTATGAAGAAACGCTGACCATCGACCTGTCGGCTCTCGAACCGGCCGTCGCCTGCCCCCATATGCCCGATATCGTCAAGACGGTCCGCGAAGTGGGCCCCATCAAGGTCGACCAGGTTCTGATCGGCTCCTGCACCAACTCCTCCTACACAGACCTCATGCGTGTCGCCGGCATTTTGAAAGGCAAGACGGTTCATCCGACGGTCAGCCTCGGCATCGCTCCCGGCAGTCGCCAGGTCTTCGAGATGCTCGCCCGCAACGGCGCCCTGGGCGATCTGATCGCCGCCGGCGCCCGCATCCTCGAATCGGCCTGCGGCCCCTGCATCGGCATGGGCCAGTCGCCCAACTCGGGCGCCGTTTCCGTGCGGACCTTCAACCGGAACTTTGAAGGCCGCAGCGGCACCAAGGACGCCTCCATCTACCTGTCCAGCCCAGAGGTGGCCGCCGCCGCCGCCCTGACCGGCGTCCTCACCGATCCCCGCGAACTGGGTGACGCCATCGACGTGGTCATGCCGGAGCAGTTCCTCATCGATGACCGCATGGTTCTCGAACCGGCCGCCGACCCCGCCGCAGTGGAAGTCCTGCGCGGACCGAACATCAAGCCCCTGCCGATCAACCAGCCCCTACCGGAATGCCTGCAAGCCGGCGTGATCCTCAAGGTGGGCGACAACATCACCACCGATCACATCATGCCGGCCGGCGCCAAGATCCTGCCGCTGCGCTCCAACATCCCAGCCATCAGCCAGCACGTCTTCGCCGGCGTCGACGCCACCTTTGCCGAGCGGGCCAAAGCAGCCGGCCAAGGCTTCATCGTCGGCGGCCAGAACTACGGCCAAGGCTCGTCGCGGGAACACGCTGCTCTGGCGCCTATGTACCTGGGCATCAAGGCCGTCATCACCCAGTCCTTCGCCCGCATCCACCGGGCCAACCTGATCAACTTCGGCATCCTGCCCCTCACCTTCGCCGATGAGGCCGACATCGCCAAAGTCAGCCAGGGCGATTGTCTGGAGATCGCCGATTTGTCGGCTAAACTGGGCGTGAGCGAAACCTTGGAGGTCCGCAACGCAACCACTGGTGAAACCTTCCTCGTCCGTCCTGATTTGACACCGCGCCAAGTGGCGATCATCAAGGCGGGTGGATTGCTGAATTACACGCGGGAACAGGCGTAA
- a CDS encoding GNAT family N-acetyltransferase, whose amino-acid sequence MKIRKGNRKDIPVLAKLIASLEPWAAYGVNYERAKYILTNMRDQIYVAEQEGKMVGFITLRGYGMGEFGAYIRMLAVKEAYKRQGIGKALMNYACKVLKPYGRNVFCVCNVKNQAACAFVESYGFLRVGIMEDLYQKGYDEALYRKTIP is encoded by the coding sequence GTGAAGATTCGTAAAGGCAATCGCAAGGATATCCCCGTCCTAGCGAAATTGATCGCTTCCTTGGAACCCTGGGCAGCCTACGGGGTCAATTATGAGCGAGCCAAATATATCCTAACCAATATGCGTGATCAGATCTATGTCGCTGAGCAAGAGGGGAAAATGGTCGGTTTTATCACACTGCGGGGGTACGGGATGGGGGAGTTTGGCGCTTACATTCGGATGTTGGCCGTTAAAGAAGCCTATAAGCGTCAGGGAATCGGCAAGGCGCTGATGAACTACGCCTGTAAAGTCCTCAAACCCTATGGCCGCAACGTTTTTTGCGTCTGCAACGTGAAGAATCAAGCCGCCTGCGCCTTTGTGGAGTCCTACGGGTTTTTGCGGGTGGGGATCATGGAAGACCTTTATCAAAAAGGGTATGATGAAGCGCTCTACCGGAAAACGATTCCGTAA
- a CDS encoding GNAT family N-acetyltransferase, with product MAVYEVIDKLTGKQIEEAYHLCKQEWWGKERKLDEFQKAVHHSSVVLAFREVETEKIIAFARVITDFTYKAMLIDIVVAEHYRKNGLGREMMERIVHHPELESVSIFELFCAPELTPFYEKWGFVERLGKVTCMRRRLEQKI from the coding sequence ATGGCAGTTTACGAAGTGATTGATAAGCTCACCGGTAAACAGATAGAGGAGGCCTATCACCTGTGCAAGCAAGAGTGGTGGGGGAAGGAGCGCAAGCTCGACGAGTTTCAAAAAGCCGTTCACCACTCCAGTGTCGTTCTGGCCTTTCGCGAAGTGGAAACAGAGAAAATCATCGCCTTTGCCCGGGTGATCACTGACTTTACCTATAAGGCGATGCTGATCGACATCGTCGTCGCCGAGCATTACCGAAAAAACGGATTGGGTCGTGAGATGATGGAGCGGATCGTCCACCATCCCGAACTGGAATCGGTGTCTATCTTTGAACTCTTCTGTGCGCCGGAACTGACGCCCTTTTATGAGAAGTGGGGATTTGTTGAGCGGTTGGGGAAGGTTACCTGTATGCGGAGGAGATTGGAGCAAAAAATATAA
- a CDS encoding C-GCAxxG-C-C family protein, translating to MDKPEKAATIFQEGYNCAQAVIGAFALDCGIDEVTAKKMAAAFGGGIARTGETCGAVTGAMMAIGLRYGQTCGSDSERKEKTYEQVHEFLQRFQARNGLLRCKELLGCDVSTPEGRQQAKDGDYHNTRCPKFVRDSAEILESLLEEGRLRDSQN from the coding sequence ATGGACAAGCCGGAAAAAGCAGCAACGATTTTTCAAGAAGGATACAACTGCGCCCAGGCCGTGATCGGCGCCTTTGCCCTCGATTGTGGCATCGATGAGGTGACGGCGAAAAAAATGGCGGCCGCCTTTGGCGGAGGCATCGCCCGGACCGGCGAGACCTGTGGCGCTGTCACCGGGGCGATGATGGCCATCGGGCTTCGCTACGGTCAAACCTGCGGCAGTGACAGTGAGAGGAAAGAAAAAACCTATGAGCAGGTCCATGAGTTCCTGCAGCGCTTCCAGGCGCGCAACGGCCTTCTTCGCTGCAAGGAACTGCTTGGCTGCGACGTGAGCACGCCGGAGGGGCGCCAACAGGCGAAGGACGGCGATTATCACAACACGCGCTGCCCGAAGTTTGTGCGCGATTCTGCGGAGATCTTGGAATCGCTTCTTGAGGAAGGGCGCTTGCGGGACAGTCAGAATTAA